In Robbsia sp. KACC 23696, a single window of DNA contains:
- a CDS encoding sigma-54 dependent transcriptional regulator: protein MNDPMVILVEDDADVRLGCMQALELEDIPVLGFASVEAARVVLDRPFHGVVVTDIRLPGLQGDVFLLELSARYPHIPVIMITGHGDVATAVKAMREGAYDFVQKPFQPHELVKIVQRGLEKAALEREVARLRERIASQGDLGHRLIGTSAVMARLRDTIRQLAPLPTDILLLGETGTGKDMIARTIHDQSGRSGPFVALNCGGIPEALFESEIFGHEAGAFSGATRRRIGKIEFADKGTLFLDEIESMPSAMQIKLLRVLQERTVERLGANKTIDVDFRIIAASKTNLAQLADDKQFRADLFFRINVATIDIPLLRERRDDIPLLFAYFCGQCAHRLNRPLPIIRESVMAELASRDWPGNVRELRNEAERFVLGMAHKSTLLDTSVNMGLVDAVNHFERVMILEELRRQNYHLSRTAIALQIPKTTLFDKIRKHDIKDEG from the coding sequence ATGAATGATCCGATGGTTATTCTGGTCGAGGACGATGCCGATGTCCGTTTGGGATGCATGCAAGCACTGGAGCTGGAAGACATACCCGTTCTCGGGTTCGCTTCGGTCGAAGCGGCGCGTGTCGTCCTTGACAGACCGTTTCATGGCGTGGTCGTTACCGATATTCGCCTGCCAGGCCTGCAAGGCGACGTGTTTTTGCTGGAGTTGTCCGCGCGCTATCCGCACATACCGGTGATCATGATTACTGGTCACGGCGACGTGGCGACCGCCGTGAAAGCGATGCGAGAGGGGGCGTATGATTTCGTACAGAAGCCGTTTCAGCCGCATGAACTGGTCAAGATCGTGCAACGCGGACTTGAAAAGGCCGCGCTCGAACGCGAGGTGGCCCGTTTGCGAGAGCGGATCGCCAGTCAGGGCGACCTGGGTCATCGTTTGATCGGCACATCGGCTGTGATGGCGCGATTACGAGATACGATACGCCAACTGGCGCCGTTGCCGACCGACATCCTGTTGCTCGGCGAAACGGGGACGGGCAAGGATATGATCGCTCGCACGATACATGATCAATCGGGTCGCAGTGGTCCGTTTGTCGCGTTGAATTGTGGTGGCATTCCAGAGGCGCTTTTTGAAAGTGAGATATTCGGCCACGAAGCGGGTGCATTTTCGGGCGCAACGCGTCGGCGCATCGGCAAAATTGAATTCGCGGATAAAGGCACGCTGTTCCTCGATGAAATCGAGAGCATGCCTTCGGCAATGCAAATCAAGCTGCTACGCGTTTTGCAGGAGCGCACTGTCGAGCGGCTTGGGGCGAACAAGACGATCGATGTCGATTTCCGTATCATCGCCGCATCGAAGACCAATTTGGCGCAACTCGCCGACGATAAGCAATTTCGCGCAGACCTCTTCTTTCGTATCAATGTCGCGACGATCGATATCCCGTTACTCCGCGAGCGCCGGGACGATATTCCGCTCTTGTTTGCGTACTTTTGCGGACAATGTGCGCATCGGTTGAATCGACCGCTGCCGATCATACGTGAAAGCGTGATGGCAGAGCTGGCCAGTCGAGATTGGCCGGGCAACGTACGTGAATTACGCAATGAAGCGGAACGTTTCGTTCTAGGAATGGCGCACAAGTCGACATTGTTAGATACGTCCGTGAACATGGGACTTGTCGACGCAGTCAATCATTTCGAGC